Proteins encoded together in one Chryseobacterium taklimakanense window:
- a CDS encoding SanA/YdcF family protein translates to MKRILDIFKIFFLIIEMGILSMMIANIWVFALTNGRTYTKISKIPPRETALVLGTSPRTKSGNANPYFISRMDAAALLYHHGKIKNIIVSGEKSKGYDEPTAMKNFLIYQEGIPEHIITKDSRGFNTQASIKRTKELYGANDVIIVSQGYHNLRALFFARNLDMNALGFDAQDITKPESYYRNQSREFFARVLAVIHYIFRIDD, encoded by the coding sequence TTGAAAAGGATTTTAGACATATTTAAAATATTTTTCCTGATCATCGAGATGGGAATCCTGTCGATGATGATCGCGAATATCTGGGTATTTGCGCTTACCAACGGTCGCACGTACACCAAGATTTCGAAAATTCCACCACGGGAAACGGCTTTGGTCCTGGGAACTTCACCACGCACAAAATCCGGAAATGCCAATCCATATTTTATTTCGAGGATGGATGCTGCGGCGCTTCTTTACCATCACGGAAAAATTAAAAACATCATCGTGAGCGGCGAAAAAAGCAAAGGCTACGACGAGCCCACGGCGATGAAAAATTTCCTGATCTACCAGGAGGGCATTCCTGAGCACATCATTACCAAAGATTCCAGAGGTTTCAATACTCAGGCGAGCATCAAAAGGACGAAGGAACTTTATGGCGCAAATGATGTGATCATCGTTTCGCAGGGTTACCACAATTTACGGGCTTTGTTTTTTGCCAGAAACCTCGACATGAATGCCCTGGGTTTCGATGCGCAGGACATTACCAAGCCCGAAAGTTATTACAGAAACCAATCCCGGGAATTTTTCGCGCGTGTTTTGGCGGTGATTCATTATATTTTCAGAATCGACGATTGA
- a CDS encoding MarR family winged helix-turn-helix transcriptional regulator, producing the protein MEKNNKEKVENVDLILKSTWLAVSKMFSEMASEYDTTTVQALTLLKIDPKEGTRSTNLGPKMAIEPTSLTRIIKLLEDNGYIYKEKTTSDKREVIIKLTEKGLQHRNISKDVVVNFNRAITEKVSPEKLQNFKEVMDIILKTANELNKRK; encoded by the coding sequence ATGGAAAAAAACAATAAGGAAAAAGTAGAAAATGTAGACCTTATTCTGAAGTCTACCTGGTTGGCTGTCTCGAAGATGTTCTCCGAAATGGCTTCAGAGTACGACACAACAACAGTGCAGGCGCTAACCCTACTTAAAATTGATCCCAAAGAAGGTACACGAAGCACCAACCTCGGCCCAAAAATGGCGATTGAACCCACTTCGCTAACCCGGATCATCAAGCTTTTGGAAGACAATGGCTATATCTATAAAGAAAAAACGACTTCTGACAAGCGTGAAGTAATCATTAAGCTGACTGAAAAAGGCTTACAGCACCGTAATATTTCAAAAGATGTGGTGGTGAATTTCAACAGAGCCATTACGGAAAAAGTGTCTCCGGAAAAGCTTCAGAACTTTAAGGAAGTGATGGACATCATTCTGAAAACAGCAAACGAATTAAATAAAAGAAAATAA
- a CDS encoding TlpA family protein disulfide reductase, which translates to MKKFLLPLVILAFLTSCKKDNKVTENTYEADSTVVIPETNEPADNIILTEYTPDQVSELLNRKNDTLYVTNFFATWCGPCVRELPHFREKMDELKGKPVKFTFVSLDQKSDWDSKVKEFGDAHGIAQQIILLDGMALAPDFMTKNFSQWDGGSIPFTFMRKGDKTDETVGMMTKDELERKLNSFN; encoded by the coding sequence ATGAAAAAGTTTCTTCTTCCGCTTGTGATACTGGCGTTTTTAACATCGTGTAAAAAAGATAATAAGGTAACCGAAAACACCTACGAAGCAGATTCCACCGTTGTAATTCCTGAAACCAACGAACCTGCGGACAATATAATTTTGACGGAATACACGCCCGATCAGGTTTCGGAGCTTTTAAACAGGAAAAACGACACGCTGTACGTCACCAATTTTTTTGCGACCTGGTGTGGTCCCTGTGTACGCGAACTCCCCCACTTCCGTGAAAAAATGGATGAATTAAAAGGCAAACCTGTAAAATTCACTTTTGTAAGCCTGGACCAGAAATCTGACTGGGACTCGAAGGTAAAAGAATTTGGCGACGCGCACGGCATTGCCCAGCAAATCATTTTACTTGACGGAATGGCTTTGGCGCCTGATTTTATGACTAAAAATTTCAGCCAGTGGGACGGCGGTTCAATTCCATTTACATTTATGCGAAAAGGCGATAAAACCGATGAAACCGTCGGAATGATGACGAAGGATGAACTGGAAAGAAAGTTGAATTCTTTTAATTAA
- a CDS encoding 2Fe-2S iron-sulfur cluster-binding protein, giving the protein MEALLHQAKKQPFHRLKITKKEQLTKNTFVLELGIPAELQDSFRFEAGQYVSLKYLHHGEEFINDYSMTTAPHEGKICLGIKINTEDSSTMSLYQHYGIGDEIEAGEPKGRFTLVSKPAEFRTILGFAAGIGITPILSHFKNILHNEARTRMFLFYGNRSWEDVAFRDELELLQKKYADRLQIHYFFSQERVGNALFEGRLDRQRLSLIINQILMIDDTDEEATLWDSVDEVLICGKGEMIKSIANACYENGIPKKNIHFELFEEFNDDIYPVEVDFPLVENIEVEFTYNGETYKTTLKDNRDKLLQSLSIQKFTVPFSCKSGICGSCQCRLVEGEVELLENEYLTEREEEKGNILACMSFALTDKIKLDFDQL; this is encoded by the coding sequence ATGGAAGCACTTCTACACCAGGCAAAAAAGCAACCTTTTCACAGGCTAAAAATAACGAAAAAAGAGCAACTAACCAAAAACACTTTTGTCCTGGAGCTCGGAATTCCGGCGGAACTTCAAGACAGTTTCCGCTTCGAGGCCGGACAGTATGTATCATTAAAATATCTTCACCATGGCGAAGAATTCATAAATGATTATTCAATGACCACCGCGCCGCACGAAGGTAAAATTTGTCTCGGCATTAAAATCAATACCGAAGACAGTTCTACAATGAGCCTTTACCAGCATTACGGCATCGGTGATGAAATTGAAGCCGGTGAGCCAAAAGGGCGGTTCACTTTAGTCTCTAAACCCGCTGAATTCAGAACGATTCTTGGGTTTGCAGCGGGAATTGGGATTACGCCGATTTTAAGCCATTTCAAAAATATTCTTCACAATGAAGCGCGCACCCGAATGTTCCTCTTTTACGGGAATAGAAGCTGGGAAGATGTGGCTTTCCGGGACGAGCTCGAACTTTTGCAGAAAAAATATGCAGACCGGCTGCAGATCCACTACTTTTTTTCACAGGAAAGGGTCGGGAATGCTTTATTTGAGGGGCGCCTTGACCGGCAACGGCTCAGTTTGATCATCAATCAAATTTTGATGATTGATGATACTGATGAGGAAGCGACGCTTTGGGATTCGGTGGACGAAGTGCTGATCTGCGGTAAAGGCGAAATGATCAAATCTATTGCAAACGCCTGCTACGAAAACGGTATTCCGAAAAAGAACATTCATTTTGAACTTTTTGAGGAATTTAATGATGATATCTATCCTGTAGAAGTTGATTTTCCGCTCGTTGAAAATATTGAAGTTGAATTTACATACAACGGCGAGACCTACAAAACCACATTAAAAGATAATCGCGATAAATTGCTGCAAAGCCTTTCCATTCAGAAATTTACAGTTCCTTTTTCATGTAAATCAGGCATCTGCGGAAGTTGCCAGTGCCGTTTGGTAGAAGGTGAAGTAGAGCTGCTTGAAAATGAATATTTAACAGAGAGGGAAGAGGAGAAAGGCAATATACTGGCGTGCATGTCCTTCGCTTTGACAGACAAAATAAAATTGGATTTCGACCAGCTTTGA
- a CDS encoding ABC transporter ATP-binding protein, with protein MFLELINTDIGYKTPLIKGVNVSLSIGEVCLLIGNNGVGKTTLIKSILNQIPALSGEIFINNKSIKNLSAKEIAEQIAVVFSKAQIPANYTVEDLISLGKYIHYPYYFELNVNDKKEVAEIIESLNLNQYKKLTLQKLSDGNLQKAFIGRAFAQNSPMIILDEPTTHLDEDNKIIILKLLREFARKYNKLILFSSHDWRLAKEFADKIWFVKGQKLYTGIAEDVLSAHPDLSDPVLFDIHKNFIPPHISATEFQKELLYSLLQKNFKNDLSPYHFTFSEGIWILESNNSHQNFTSFEEIILFLRNSL; from the coding sequence ATGTTTTTAGAATTAATAAATACAGACATCGGTTATAAAACACCTTTAATTAAAGGCGTGAATGTTTCTTTGAGCATAGGTGAAGTCTGTCTTTTAATTGGAAACAACGGTGTTGGTAAGACCACTTTAATCAAATCCATTTTAAATCAGATTCCTGCACTTTCAGGCGAAATTTTTATTAATAATAAAAGCATTAAAAACCTTTCAGCCAAAGAAATTGCGGAGCAAATTGCTGTTGTTTTTTCTAAAGCACAAATCCCAGCAAATTATACTGTTGAGGATTTAATTTCGCTGGGAAAATACATCCATTATCCTTATTATTTTGAACTGAACGTAAACGACAAAAAAGAAGTTGCGGAAATCATTGAAAGTTTAAACTTAAACCAATACAAAAAACTCACTTTACAGAAACTTTCAGACGGTAACCTTCAGAAAGCCTTTATCGGTCGGGCTTTTGCTCAAAATTCACCGATGATTATTCTGGACGAACCCACCACACATTTGGATGAAGACAATAAAATTATCATTCTAAAATTGCTGCGTGAATTTGCAAGGAAATATAATAAGCTGATACTTTTTTCCTCCCACGACTGGCGGCTTGCAAAAGAATTTGCTGACAAAATCTGGTTTGTGAAAGGCCAAAAACTGTACACCGGAATTGCGGAAGATGTACTTTCGGCACATCCGGATCTGTCGGATCCTGTTCTTTTCGACATTCATAAAAATTTCATTCCGCCACATATTTCAGCTACAGAATTTCAAAAAGAACTGCTCTATTCTTTGCTGCAGAAAAATTTTAAAAATGACCTCTCGCCGTATCATTTTACATTTTCTGAAGGTATCTGGATCCTTGAAAGCAATAATTCTCATCAAAATTTCACCAGTTTTGAGGAAATCATTTTATTTCTCCGGAACAGCCTTTAA
- a CDS encoding iron ABC transporter permease → MTNPFKFLCSALLILALIFIAINLNIGFLKLNFSDFIGQTENSQIAQMRINRVAVMLLAGISIPTSGFLLQEYFQNPLAGPSVLGISSVASLSVAFYIFFSHNFTIPEILQNGFISISAIAGSLLLMLVLLAFSNKFQDKSFLIIFGFLVSALAGAIVSILQLYADDQSLKNYILWSFGANNHVTANQIFVLALIVISGLAVSFKTIKPLIGNALGSSYAQSLGVNLTQLKYLVIIASSLLSASVTAFLGPILFIGIVVPHFCRMIWNPAKLWQQWILNMVLGIIIMELFSIISELTQFPLNVITSLFGIPVILMMLLNNRN, encoded by the coding sequence ATGACCAACCCGTTTAAATTCCTTTGCTCAGCACTTCTCATACTGGCATTAATCTTTATTGCCATAAACTTGAACATTGGTTTTTTAAAGCTCAATTTCTCCGATTTTATCGGTCAAACGGAAAATTCCCAAATTGCTCAAATGCGGATCAACCGCGTTGCCGTAATGCTTCTGGCCGGCATCTCAATTCCGACTTCCGGATTTTTGCTGCAGGAATATTTTCAGAATCCATTAGCGGGACCTTCGGTTCTGGGAATTTCCTCGGTTGCGAGTTTAAGCGTGGCTTTTTACATTTTCTTTTCACACAATTTCACCATTCCGGAAATACTTCAGAATGGATTTATCAGCATCTCCGCAATCGCCGGTAGTTTATTGCTGATGTTGGTTCTATTGGCTTTTTCGAACAAATTTCAGGACAAATCTTTCCTTATTATTTTTGGGTTTCTGGTTTCAGCTTTGGCCGGAGCCATTGTATCGATCCTGCAGTTGTATGCCGACGATCAGAGCCTGAAAAATTATATCCTGTGGAGCTTTGGTGCTAATAATCACGTAACTGCTAACCAAATTTTTGTTCTGGCACTTATTGTAATTTCTGGATTGGCCGTAAGTTTTAAGACTATTAAACCGTTAATTGGAAACGCTTTGGGAAGCAGTTATGCCCAAAGTTTAGGTGTGAATTTGACGCAGCTGAAATACTTAGTCATTATTGCTTCATCACTGCTTTCGGCGTCGGTCACCGCCTTTTTGGGCCCCATTTTATTTATAGGAATAGTTGTACCGCATTTCTGCAGAATGATATGGAATCCGGCCAAACTTTGGCAGCAGTGGATCCTTAATATGGTTTTGGGAATTATAATTATGGAATTGTTTTCAATCATCTCAGAACTGACACAGTTTCCGTTGAATGTGATAACCTCCCTGTTTGGCATTCCGGTGATCTTGATGATGTTATTGAATAATAGAAATTAA